The following proteins are co-located in the Pseudoalteromonas sp. N1230-9 genome:
- a CDS encoding NAD-dependent epimerase — protein sequence MKYLVTGAAGFIGAATCQRLLTAGHDVIGIDNLNDYYDVNLKLARLAQFESHERFSFKKLDIANRVEMAELFEVGKFERVIHLAAQAGVRYSIENPDSYADSNLVGHLNILEGCRHNKVAHLVYASSSSVYGLNEKTPFETKDSVDHPVSFYAATKKANELMAHSYSHLYDLPTTGLRFFTVYGPWGRPDMAPFIFTKKMLAGEAIDINNNGDMWRDFTYIDDIVEGVIRASDAIPERDEHWRVETGSPSTSSAPYRVYNIGHGSPINLMKFIEAIESELGIEAKKNFREMQPGDVYKTFADTQDLFAATGYKPAIGLEEGVTKLVTWYKSFYS from the coding sequence ATGAAATATTTAGTCACCGGAGCCGCGGGTTTTATTGGTGCTGCGACGTGCCAAAGACTATTGACCGCAGGGCATGATGTTATAGGTATCGATAATTTAAATGATTATTACGATGTTAACTTAAAACTGGCTCGATTGGCTCAATTTGAATCTCATGAGCGCTTTTCTTTTAAAAAGCTTGATATAGCGAATCGCGTTGAAATGGCTGAGTTATTCGAAGTAGGAAAGTTTGAACGCGTTATTCACTTGGCTGCTCAAGCTGGTGTACGTTATTCGATTGAAAACCCTGATTCATACGCTGATTCAAACTTAGTTGGACACTTAAATATTTTAGAGGGATGTCGCCATAACAAGGTAGCACATTTAGTGTATGCGTCTTCTAGTTCTGTATATGGTTTAAATGAAAAAACACCATTTGAAACAAAAGATAGCGTTGATCATCCTGTGTCATTTTATGCGGCAACTAAAAAGGCGAATGAGTTAATGGCGCATAGTTACTCGCATTTATATGATTTACCCACCACAGGGTTACGCTTTTTCACTGTGTACGGCCCATGGGGTCGCCCAGATATGGCGCCTTTTATTTTTACTAAAAAGATGCTTGCAGGTGAAGCGATAGATATCAATAACAATGGCGATATGTGGCGCGATTTTACTTATATTGATGATATCGTTGAGGGCGTTATTAGGGCGTCAGATGCTATTCCAGAGCGTGATGAACACTGGCGAGTAGAAACGGGGTCACCTTCGACAAGTTCTGCTCCGTACCGTGTTTATAACATTGGTCATGGTAGCCCTATAAATCTAATGAAGTTTATTGAAGCAATCGAGTCTGAGCTGGGTATTGAAGCAAAGAAAAACTTCCGAGAAATGCAACCGGGTGATGTTTATAAAACGTTTGCAGATACTCAAGACTTATTTGCTGCAACAGGTTACAAACCAGCTATTGGTTTAGAAGAGGGTGTAACAAAGTTGGTTACTTGGTATAAATCATTTTATAGCTAA
- the mutT gene encoding 8-oxo-dGTP diphosphatase MutT, which translates to MTKKIVHVAVGVIYKDQQLFICKRPDDKHQGGLWEFPGGKVEQGESVFTALQRELLEEVNLTVNGSEELIVIEHDYGDKCVRLDVHIVDNFTGTAHGAEGQQGKWVAINELDTYAFPAANVEIVEKIKQKYAL; encoded by the coding sequence ATGACTAAAAAAATAGTGCATGTTGCAGTCGGCGTTATTTATAAAGATCAGCAGCTATTTATCTGTAAACGTCCAGATGACAAACACCAAGGCGGCTTGTGGGAATTCCCCGGCGGTAAGGTAGAGCAGGGCGAAAGCGTATTTACAGCGCTACAGCGCGAGTTACTAGAAGAAGTAAATCTAACCGTTAATGGCAGTGAAGAGCTAATCGTGATCGAACATGACTACGGCGATAAATGCGTACGCTTAGATGTGCATATTGTTGACAACTTCACAGGCACTGCTCATGGCGCTGAGGGGCAACAAGGTAAGTGGGTAGCAATTAATGAACTTGATACTTATGCTTTTCCTGCTGCCAATGTAGAAATAGTCGAAAAGATAAAGCAAAAATATGCGCTTTAA
- the yjgA gene encoding ribosome biogenesis factor YjgA: MAKKKKPLIEEEIIYVSKSELKREAMQYHGLGAEIAKMPKKQRDRLPLNHDLKEALVVSDKVSDKSDAYRRNLNYIAKVLRSTENVDEIQAMIDIMLNKNNQADVLMNKIEKLRDDLIKQGDDLINPTIEQYPALERQKMRQLVRGAAKEVKAEKPAKSYKELFQYLKDAIMV, translated from the coding sequence ATGGCGAAGAAGAAAAAGCCACTTATCGAAGAAGAAATTATTTACGTATCAAAAAGCGAATTAAAACGTGAAGCCATGCAATATCATGGTCTGGGTGCTGAAATCGCAAAAATGCCGAAAAAGCAACGTGATCGTTTACCGCTCAATCACGATTTAAAAGAAGCGTTAGTTGTTTCTGATAAGGTCAGTGATAAAAGTGATGCTTACCGCCGTAACTTAAACTACATCGCAAAAGTATTACGTAGCACAGAAAACGTGGACGAAATTCAGGCCATGATCGACATCATGCTGAACAAAAATAACCAAGCTGATGTGTTAATGAATAAAATCGAAAAGCTTCGAGATGATTTAATCAAGCAAGGTGACGACTTAATTAATCCAACTATTGAGCAATATCCAGCACTTGAGCGCCAAAAAATGCGCCAGTTAGTACGCGGCGCTGCCAAAGAAGTAAAAGCAGAAAAACCAGCTAAGAGTTACAAAGAATTATTCCAGTATCTGAAAGATGCAATTATGGTTTAA
- a CDS encoding M13 family metallopeptidase → MKKVTLTAASIALALGLVGCGEKEQETKAPATAAVTEAKAPLNSGIELANMDKSVRAQDDFYYHVNGEWLEKTDIPGDKSNYGSFTQLYDDSQKAMKEVLEKAAANTNVKPGSDEAKLAAFYNSYMDEAAREAAGIKPLSPVLESVDAVKSKSDLVALMAELRIKGGNLPFGWYVNNDAKNSSENAMYVYQSGLGLPDRDYYLKDDEKFTKIREAYQAYVTAILSKAGVADAESAAKAIIDLETRIADAQWSRVESRDATKSYNKMSVADANKLTGDFDFAAYLDASGIKTEDVIVRQPSYLEKFAGIYSDTDLATWQNYLKFHFVSNYSALLDKELVDLNFNFYSTTLRGVTEQSPLWKKAVDASNGVLGEMLGKVYVKDNFPPEAKARMEELVDNVIKGYAVAIENLEWMSPETKIAAKAKLDKFTPKIGYPDKWRDYSALEMKGDDLVGNYIRHSEWEFADMTAKLGKPVDRSEWHMTPQTVNAYYNPVNNEIVFPAAILQPPFFNLEADDAVNYGAIGAVIGHELGHGFDDQGAKYDGDGNLRNWWSESDLEQFEERTGQLVAQYNEYKPFEDASVNGELTLGENIGDLGGLTVAYTAYQLSLGDEKAPIIDGYTGDQRFFMGWSQIWRRKYRDEELRNRLMTDPHSPSHYRVIGILSNMPEFYQAFDVKEGDKMYIKPEDRVKIW, encoded by the coding sequence ATGAAAAAAGTAACACTTACCGCGGCAAGTATTGCACTTGCGCTCGGTCTTGTTGGTTGTGGTGAAAAAGAACAAGAAACTAAAGCACCAGCAACTGCTGCCGTCACTGAAGCAAAAGCGCCTTTAAATTCAGGTATTGAACTGGCGAACATGGATAAGTCTGTTCGCGCACAAGATGACTTTTACTATCATGTAAACGGTGAATGGTTAGAAAAAACAGATATTCCAGGTGATAAATCAAACTACGGTTCATTTACTCAGCTTTATGATGATTCGCAAAAAGCGATGAAAGAAGTACTCGAAAAAGCGGCGGCAAATACCAATGTTAAGCCAGGTTCTGATGAAGCAAAACTCGCTGCATTCTATAACAGTTACATGGATGAAGCTGCTCGTGAAGCGGCAGGCATCAAGCCATTATCACCAGTACTTGAAAGCGTTGATGCTGTAAAGAGCAAGTCCGATCTTGTTGCTTTAATGGCTGAACTTCGTATTAAAGGCGGTAACTTGCCGTTTGGTTGGTACGTAAATAACGACGCAAAAAACTCTAGCGAAAACGCGATGTATGTTTATCAGTCTGGCTTAGGTTTACCCGATCGCGACTACTACCTAAAAGATGATGAAAAATTCACAAAAATTCGTGAAGCTTATCAAGCATACGTAACTGCTATCTTAAGCAAAGCGGGTGTCGCTGATGCAGAATCTGCGGCTAAAGCTATTATTGATCTTGAAACACGTATTGCTGATGCACAGTGGAGCCGAGTAGAAAGTCGTGATGCAACTAAATCTTACAACAAGATGAGCGTTGCAGATGCCAACAAACTTACTGGTGACTTTGATTTTGCTGCTTACCTTGATGCGTCAGGCATCAAGACTGAAGATGTCATTGTTCGTCAACCTAGTTACCTAGAAAAATTTGCAGGTATCTATAGCGATACAGACTTAGCAACTTGGCAGAACTATCTTAAGTTCCACTTTGTTAGTAATTATTCTGCGTTATTAGATAAAGAGCTCGTTGATCTTAACTTTAATTTCTACAGCACAACACTTCGTGGTGTGACAGAGCAATCACCACTTTGGAAAAAAGCCGTTGATGCATCAAACGGTGTATTAGGTGAAATGCTGGGTAAAGTGTACGTTAAAGACAACTTCCCACCTGAAGCGAAAGCACGCATGGAAGAGTTAGTTGATAACGTAATCAAAGGTTACGCCGTTGCGATTGAAAACCTTGAATGGATGAGCCCAGAAACAAAAATTGCTGCTAAAGCAAAACTTGATAAGTTCACACCAAAAATCGGTTACCCAGATAAGTGGAGAGACTACTCAGCACTTGAAATGAAAGGTGATGACTTAGTGGGTAACTACATTCGCCATAGCGAGTGGGAATTTGCAGATATGACTGCAAAACTAGGTAAGCCTGTTGATCGTTCTGAGTGGCACATGACACCGCAAACAGTAAACGCTTACTACAACCCTGTGAACAATGAAATTGTATTCCCTGCGGCTATTTTACAACCACCATTCTTTAACTTAGAAGCAGATGATGCTGTTAACTATGGTGCAATTGGTGCGGTAATTGGTCACGAGCTAGGTCATGGTTTTGATGACCAAGGTGCGAAGTACGATGGTGACGGTAACTTACGTAACTGGTGGAGCGAATCAGACCTTGAACAGTTTGAAGAGCGCACCGGCCAGTTAGTTGCTCAATACAATGAATATAAGCCATTTGAAGATGCTAGCGTAAATGGTGAGCTTACACTTGGTGAAAACATTGGTGACTTAGGCGGTCTAACAGTTGCCTATACTGCTTATCAATTATCACTGGGTGATGAAAAAGCGCCTATCATTGATGGTTACACAGGTGATCAGCGTTTCTTTATGGGGTGGTCACAAATTTGGCGTCGTAAATACCGTGACGAAGAGTTACGTAACCGCTTAATGACAGACCCACATTCACCAAGCCATTACCGTGTAATCGGTATTCTTTCAAATATGCCAGAATTCTATCAGGCGTTTGATGTGAAAGAAGGCGACAAGATGTATATCAAACCAGAAGATCGCGTAAAAATCTGGTAA